A genomic stretch from Bordetella sp. N includes:
- a CDS encoding GntR family transcriptional regulator codes for MSSIAVSPLPAAPAPAGASRSAQIQQILESEILAGTLAPGARLDEVELAARFQVSRTPVREALRHLASAGLIQIRTRQPALVVALSAARLIEMFQVMAELEGLCARLAARRITAAQLAQLSRYQEELVVLAGTEEVEAFYEINRRFHELIYEASQNAFLAEQTRALRNRIALYRKMVTQKPSRRADTLTEHAAVLRALATGDEEGAGAAMRGHVNLLGEKLLDFIALFPRAD; via the coding sequence GTGTCTTCTATCGCTGTATCCCCCCTCCCCGCCGCGCCGGCCCCGGCAGGGGCCAGCCGCTCCGCGCAGATCCAGCAGATTCTGGAAAGCGAAATCCTGGCAGGCACGCTGGCGCCCGGCGCACGGTTGGATGAAGTCGAGTTGGCGGCGCGCTTTCAGGTGTCACGCACGCCGGTGCGCGAAGCCCTGCGGCATCTGGCGTCGGCGGGCCTGATCCAGATACGCACGCGGCAGCCGGCGCTGGTGGTGGCCCTGTCGGCCGCGCGCCTGATCGAGATGTTCCAGGTCATGGCGGAACTGGAAGGCCTGTGCGCGCGCCTGGCCGCAAGACGCATCACCGCGGCCCAGCTGGCGCAGTTGAGCCGCTATCAGGAAGAGCTGGTCGTGCTGGCAGGCACCGAGGAAGTGGAAGCCTTCTATGAAATCAACCGGCGCTTTCACGAGTTGATCTATGAAGCTTCACAGAATGCTTTCCTGGCCGAGCAGACGCGCGCGCTGCGCAACCGCATCGCGCTGTACCGGAAGATGGTCACGCAGAAGCCCAGCCGGCGTGCCGATACGCTGACCGAGCACGCGGCCGTGTTGCGCGCGCTGGCCACCGGCGACGAGGAAGGCGCCGGCGCGGCCATGCGCGGCCACGTGAACCTGCTGGGGGAAAAGCTGCTGGACTTTATCGCGCTGTTCCCCCGGGCGGATTGA
- a CDS encoding ABC transporter substrate-binding protein gives MAAGSKIYGETARGASGRTRAARWLKGLAISAALGMAVAPAAQAADTVTVGLGIPLTVDSGGVYAIGYELGFFKEENLDVKTLVFQGAGALLPQVATKAITIGLPLPEPVLSSYETGKSPLPVVYFYNAIPANEIELAVLADGPIKTIKDLKGKKIGVGALTWGTIPGTRALLRQEGLTPGKDVEIVPVGILGPGFQALKDGRIDALNYNSLWHTMLEFTGVKIRRLEYPATFRNMNSNGFITHQDTLRDNPELLARFGRAYTKSLIACDANPQRCVEAFWRLQPDAKPKTDNPALALEQAITLTKLRMGKALRTPDGKTRVPGQFDLQTIQNFVVAMHKAGEFNTDQIPVAKIFSNQLVPQFSAFDIKAVQARALATQ, from the coding sequence ATGGCGGCAGGCAGCAAGATTTATGGTGAGACGGCGCGGGGCGCGTCTGGACGGACTCGTGCCGCGCGTTGGCTGAAAGGCCTGGCCATTTCGGCCGCGCTGGGTATGGCCGTGGCTCCAGCGGCCCAGGCCGCCGATACCGTGACCGTCGGGTTGGGCATCCCCCTGACCGTCGACAGCGGCGGCGTCTATGCCATCGGTTACGAGCTGGGTTTCTTCAAGGAAGAAAACCTGGACGTGAAGACCCTGGTGTTCCAGGGTGCGGGCGCCTTGCTGCCGCAGGTGGCCACCAAGGCCATCACCATCGGCCTGCCCTTGCCGGAGCCCGTGCTGTCTTCGTACGAGACGGGCAAGAGCCCCCTGCCGGTGGTGTATTTCTATAACGCCATTCCCGCCAACGAGATCGAACTGGCGGTGCTGGCCGATGGTCCCATCAAGACCATCAAGGACCTGAAGGGCAAAAAGATCGGCGTCGGCGCGCTGACCTGGGGCACCATACCCGGCACGCGCGCGCTGCTGCGCCAGGAAGGCCTGACGCCGGGCAAGGATGTGGAGATCGTGCCGGTGGGGATACTTGGCCCGGGCTTCCAGGCCTTGAAGGATGGTCGCATCGACGCCTTGAACTACAACAGTCTGTGGCACACCATGCTGGAATTCACGGGCGTGAAGATCCGCCGTCTGGAATACCCGGCCACGTTCCGCAACATGAACAGCAACGGATTCATCACGCACCAGGACACCTTGCGCGACAACCCGGAATTGCTGGCCCGCTTCGGCCGCGCCTATACCAAGTCGCTGATCGCCTGCGATGCCAACCCGCAGCGCTGCGTCGAAGCCTTCTGGCGCCTGCAGCCGGATGCCAAGCCGAAGACGGACAATCCCGCGCTGGCGCTGGAGCAGGCCATTACCTTGACCAAGCTGCGCATGGGCAAGGCCTTGCGCACGCCGGACGGCAAGACGCGGGTCCCCGGGCAGTTCGATCTGCAGACCATCCAGAACTTCGTCGTCGCCATGCATAAGGCGGGCGAGTTCAACACCGATCAGATCCCGGTCGCCAAGATCTTCAGCAACCAGTTGGTGCCGCAGTTCTCGGCGTTCGACATCAAGGCGGTGCAGGCGCGCGCGCTGGCCACGCAGTAA
- a CDS encoding pyridoxal phosphate-dependent aminotransferase codes for MRSFEQRNAYFDRLCNTPGLMWLGQNTNHFDPHPAVIAAVTDALTRGDYHAYAPPAGFEELRQLIVRDAGVPDACAFVTDGAVEALYNVCRNICEPGKDFVTTDPSWAWPMAFARQAGANVIELPIYDAAQGYKLTAAQLRAAVGPNTGVIYLVDPNNPLGTCHTEAEIREIADIARSVGAYLIHDATYSQFADDFTPALRFYPEKTVMTYSFSKWLGLAGMRLGAVISNPDIIERLASAPPNNLGSNVLSQRAAIAGLQTKAEWFPEIKQRLRRNQAALADAVARVDGLHLPVYPSQANLLIVETGNAGVRPEALVAAYQTEGVMIRQGTYHTKRFGDRFVKISLTVPEAWADRCCELLPAMVEHARKHPEPVALF; via the coding sequence ATGCGCAGCTTTGAACAACGCAACGCCTATTTCGACCGCCTCTGCAACACGCCGGGGCTGATGTGGCTGGGCCAGAACACCAACCACTTCGATCCGCACCCCGCCGTCATCGCCGCGGTGACCGACGCGCTGACCCGTGGCGACTACCACGCCTACGCGCCGCCGGCCGGCTTCGAGGAACTGCGCCAGCTGATCGTGCGCGATGCCGGCGTGCCGGACGCTTGCGCCTTCGTCACCGACGGCGCGGTGGAAGCGCTCTACAACGTCTGCCGCAATATCTGCGAGCCGGGCAAGGATTTCGTCACCACCGATCCCAGCTGGGCCTGGCCCATGGCCTTCGCGCGCCAGGCCGGCGCCAACGTCATCGAGCTGCCGATCTACGACGCGGCGCAAGGCTACAAGCTGACGGCCGCGCAACTGCGCGCCGCGGTGGGCCCCAACACCGGCGTGATCTATCTGGTCGACCCGAACAATCCGCTCGGCACCTGCCATACCGAAGCCGAAATACGCGAGATTGCCGACATCGCCCGTTCGGTCGGCGCGTATCTGATTCACGATGCCACGTATTCGCAGTTCGCCGACGATTTCACGCCGGCCTTGCGCTTCTATCCCGAGAAGACCGTGATGACCTACAGCTTCTCGAAGTGGCTGGGGCTGGCTGGCATGCGCCTGGGCGCGGTGATCTCCAATCCCGACATCATCGAGCGGCTGGCCAGCGCGCCGCCCAACAACCTGGGCAGCAACGTGTTGTCGCAGCGCGCGGCCATCGCGGGTCTGCAGACCAAGGCCGAATGGTTCCCCGAGATCAAGCAGCGCCTGCGCCGCAACCAGGCCGCCCTGGCCGATGCCGTGGCACGCGTCGACGGCCTGCATCTGCCGGTCTATCCGTCGCAGGCCAATCTGCTGATCGTGGAAACCGGTAACGCAGGTGTGCGCCCGGAAGCGCTGGTGGCGGCGTACCAGACCGAGGGCGTGATGATCCGCCAGGGGACGTATCACACGAAACGTTTCGGCGACCGCTTCGTCAAGATCAGCCTGACGGTGCCCGAGGCCTGGGCCGACCGTTGCTGCGAACTGCTGCCGGCCATGGTGGAACACGCGCGCAAGCATCCGGAACCGGTTGCGCTGTTCTAG
- a CDS encoding class II aldolase/adducin family protein, producing the protein MTTPLADEAAARAELAACYRLAARAGLDDGIYAHISLRVPGHDDHFLINPFGLHFAEITASTLAKVDAQGELLDDPTGLGINRAGFVIHSAIHQARPDLHCVMHTHTVAGMTLAASADGLLPLSQHAMRFHERIGYHDYEGIAVDLDERARLARDLGPHNALVLRNHGLITAGPDVAHAYDLMVFLERAAEAQWRILAAGAPLALPSPEAARRTAELFAQPRRSAVHRSWAALLRELERAEGRAWEA; encoded by the coding sequence ATGACAACACCTCTCGCGGACGAAGCGGCCGCGCGCGCGGAGCTGGCGGCCTGCTACCGGCTGGCCGCGCGGGCCGGCCTGGACGACGGCATCTATGCCCATATCTCGCTGCGCGTGCCGGGCCACGATGACCATTTCCTGATCAACCCCTTCGGCCTGCATTTCGCCGAGATCACCGCTTCGACCCTGGCCAAGGTCGATGCGCAAGGCGAGTTGCTGGACGACCCCACGGGCCTGGGTATCAACCGCGCGGGCTTCGTCATCCATTCGGCGATCCACCAGGCGCGGCCGGATCTGCATTGCGTGATGCACACCCATACGGTCGCCGGCATGACGCTGGCCGCGTCGGCTGACGGCCTGCTGCCCTTGAGCCAGCATGCGATGCGGTTCCATGAACGGATCGGTTATCACGATTACGAAGGCATCGCCGTCGACCTGGACGAACGCGCGCGGCTGGCCCGCGACCTGGGCCCGCACAATGCCCTGGTGCTGCGCAACCACGGCCTGATCACCGCCGGGCCCGACGTGGCCCACGCGTATGACCTGATGGTGTTCCTGGAACGCGCCGCCGAGGCGCAATGGCGCATCCTGGCGGCTGGCGCGCCGCTGGCCCTGCCTTCGCCGGAAGCGGCCCGGCGCACGGCTGAGCTGTTCGCCCAGCCCCGCCGCAGCGCCGTCCACCGCAGTTGGGCAGCGTTGCTCCGGGAACTGGAACGGGCAGAAGGCAGGGCCTGGGAGGCCTGA
- a CDS encoding SGNH/GDSL hydrolase family protein gives MNVLRTAKAPRSFPQRRPSFYGRSAGALLLSSLLVCSAALAQNATAPSSRAPEVLLQPAAPVTTPAMTAALDQNAASAVDNRWDASLAAFAAADKEHPPKPGGVLFVGSSSIRLWNNLESEFSALPVVVKRGFGGSRMMDCTQHLHALVAPYKPHLVLVYAGDNDLAEGRTPEQVLQSFRKFVEGVRSELPKTRIAYISIKPSPLREGLMPQIKETNALIKAYTLTVNNADFIDVYSSMLDDKGQPRVELFREDKLHLNADGYALWKRIITAHLD, from the coding sequence ATGAACGTCTTGCGTACCGCCAAAGCACCGCGCAGCTTCCCGCAGCGCCGTCCTTCCTTCTACGGCCGCAGTGCCGGCGCCTTGCTGTTGAGCAGCCTGCTGGTCTGCTCAGCCGCCCTGGCCCAAAACGCCACTGCGCCGTCCTCCCGCGCCCCCGAAGTCCTTCTGCAGCCCGCCGCCCCGGTTACCACGCCGGCCATGACGGCCGCGCTGGACCAGAATGCCGCATCCGCGGTGGACAATCGTTGGGATGCCAGTCTGGCGGCCTTCGCGGCGGCCGACAAGGAACACCCGCCCAAGCCGGGCGGCGTGCTGTTCGTGGGCAGCTCATCCATCCGCCTGTGGAACAACCTGGAAAGCGAGTTCAGCGCCCTGCCGGTGGTGGTCAAGCGCGGCTTCGGCGGCTCGCGCATGATGGACTGTACCCAGCATCTGCACGCCCTGGTCGCGCCGTACAAGCCGCATCTGGTGCTCGTCTATGCCGGCGACAACGACCTGGCCGAAGGGCGCACCCCCGAGCAGGTCTTGCAAAGCTTCCGCAAATTCGTGGAAGGCGTGCGCTCCGAACTGCCCAAGACGCGCATCGCCTATATCTCGATCAAGCCCAGCCCCTTACGGGAAGGCCTGATGCCGCAGATCAAGGAAACCAATGCCTTGATCAAGGCCTACACCTTGACGGTCAACAACGCCGACTTCATCGATGTCTATTCGTCCATGCTGGACGACAAGGGCCAACCGCGCGTGGAGCTGTTCCGCGAGGACAAGCTGCACTTGAACGCCGACGGCTATGCGCTGTGGAAGCGCATCATCACCGCTCACCTCGATTGA
- the opgC gene encoding OpgC domain-containing protein, which produces MAANLTSPAIHPPRSAAKSGRPRMWELDAVRGLMLVLMLSTHLPTKFAIPTSQPFGFVSAAEGFVLLSAYMAGLVYTQRYMRDGIAAMHKAFLRRALVVYACQAACLLFLFTLIAVLGLTIPQPDVQHLMWYYLQQPTTAFLSALALIYNPPLLDILPIYVIFMLISPWVLSIGLRHGWRTILTISGLLWFATQFGLSQYLYTWLVDLTGLPVPFSETGAFETFGWQLLWIFGLWLGATHARVPAEQRRPFPRMLVVGAAFIAGTFFIWRHLTGQAPFPDGEPINFLWDKWHLAPMRLLNVFALVVLAMHYDGWLKRHLPRVRFLETMGQSSLSVFCAHLVLVLLALCMVGLATPARSSWTDAALYIGSVVVLYGVAVIMRSGKAVAAARQEKNLQKQAGPSHALAGAGAGKCNVNRGER; this is translated from the coding sequence ATGGCAGCAAACCTGACATCCCCGGCAATTCATCCTCCCCGCAGCGCGGCCAAGAGCGGCCGCCCACGCATGTGGGAACTGGACGCCGTCCGTGGCTTGATGCTGGTGCTGATGCTGTCCACCCACCTGCCGACCAAATTCGCCATCCCCACGTCCCAGCCCTTCGGCTTCGTCTCGGCCGCCGAAGGCTTTGTGCTGCTGTCCGCCTACATGGCGGGCCTGGTCTACACCCAGCGCTACATGCGCGACGGCATCGCCGCCATGCACAAGGCCTTCCTGCGCCGCGCCCTGGTGGTCTACGCCTGCCAGGCAGCCTGCCTGCTGTTCCTCTTCACCCTCATCGCCGTGCTGGGCCTGACCATTCCGCAGCCCGACGTGCAGCACCTGATGTGGTACTACCTGCAGCAGCCGACCACCGCGTTCCTGTCTGCGCTGGCGCTGATCTACAACCCGCCGCTGCTCGACATCCTGCCCATTTACGTGATCTTCATGTTGATCAGCCCGTGGGTGCTGTCCATCGGCTTGCGGCATGGCTGGCGCACCATCCTCACCATCAGCGGCCTGCTCTGGTTCGCCACGCAGTTCGGCCTGTCCCAGTACCTCTATACCTGGCTGGTGGACCTGACCGGTCTGCCCGTGCCGTTCAGCGAAACCGGCGCGTTCGAAACCTTCGGCTGGCAGCTGTTATGGATTTTCGGCCTGTGGCTGGGGGCGACCCACGCCCGCGTGCCGGCCGAACAACGGCGCCCCTTCCCCCGCATGCTGGTGGTGGGCGCGGCGTTCATCGCGGGCACGTTCTTCATCTGGCGCCATCTGACCGGGCAGGCGCCGTTCCCCGACGGAGAGCCGATCAATTTCCTGTGGGATAAATGGCACCTGGCCCCGATGCGTCTGCTGAATGTCTTCGCGCTGGTGGTGCTGGCCATGCACTACGATGGCTGGCTCAAGCGCCACCTGCCGCGCGTGCGTTTCCTGGAAACGATGGGGCAGTCGTCGTTGTCGGTGTTCTGCGCCCACCTGGTGCTGGTGCTGCTGGCGCTGTGCATGGTCGGCCTGGCGACGCCGGCGCGTTCATCCTGGACGGACGCGGCGCTCTATATCGGCAGCGTCGTCGTGCTGTATGGCGTGGCGGTGATCATGCGTTCCGGCAAGGCGGTCGCCGCGGCGCGTCAGGAGAAAAACCTGCAGAAGCAGGCGGGGCCTTCCCACGCCCTGGCGGGCGCGGGGGCAGGCAAGTGCAATGTCAATCGAGGTGAGCGGTGA
- a CDS encoding SDR family oxidoreductase, whose translation MDLGLKGKSALITGASKGIGLATAHSFAREGVTKLYLAARSADGLAAAKAALTAEYGVEVHTHAMDLSVTANVMALAGLCADADVLVNNAADSTPGPMDQLSDQAWRDSLDMKIFSYVTLTREIYAHMKARGHGVIVNDIGNSGENWDANYIVGTTGNAAMMAFTRGVGGRSLDDGIRVVGVNPGPVATDRMVKLMKRRAVDWYGDENRWEELFDKYPAKRPASPEEVADLIVYLASERSGYITGTIVTIDGGIASRRSII comes from the coding sequence ATGGATCTCGGTTTGAAGGGCAAGTCGGCGCTGATCACCGGCGCTTCCAAAGGCATAGGCCTGGCGACGGCACACAGCTTTGCCCGCGAGGGCGTGACCAAGCTCTATCTGGCCGCGCGATCGGCCGACGGCCTGGCCGCGGCCAAGGCGGCGCTGACGGCCGAGTACGGCGTCGAGGTGCACACCCACGCGATGGACCTGTCCGTCACCGCCAACGTCATGGCCCTGGCTGGTCTGTGCGCCGACGCCGACGTCCTGGTCAACAACGCGGCCGATTCCACCCCGGGGCCGATGGACCAGCTGTCCGACCAGGCCTGGCGCGACAGCCTGGACATGAAGATTTTTTCCTACGTCACCCTGACCCGCGAGATCTACGCGCACATGAAAGCGCGCGGCCATGGCGTCATCGTCAACGACATCGGCAACTCCGGTGAGAACTGGGACGCCAACTACATCGTGGGCACCACCGGCAACGCCGCCATGATGGCGTTCACCCGCGGTGTCGGCGGGCGCAGCCTGGATGACGGCATCCGCGTGGTGGGTGTCAATCCGGGCCCCGTCGCCACCGACCGCATGGTCAAGCTGATGAAGCGGCGCGCGGTGGACTGGTACGGCGACGAGAACCGCTGGGAAGAGCTGTTCGACAAGTACCCGGCCAAGCGCCCGGCCAGCCCCGAGGAAGTCGCCGACCTCATCGTGTACCTGGCATCCGAACGGTCGGGCTACATCACCGGCACCATCGTGACCATCGACGGCGGCATCGCTTCGCGCCGCTCCATCATCTGA
- a CDS encoding amidase, whose translation MVASSTPQDPQSLSSIPGLLQALRGYAAGTLTPAAYLAACADRADRCEPWLRSFVTRVPLADMTAGSGPLGGIPVGVKDIIATADLRTTNGSAMFPDYVPMEDAAVVATIKRLGGTVFGKTVTTEFAFRHPGPTANPFNPRHTPGGSSSGSAAAVGAGIVPLALGTQTMGSVVRPAAYCGIVGFKPSFGVVPREGVHPLSASLDHVGLMARHVDDVAYALKWLGDPGFVFADGGDLAAVSFDVATGLPAPAAAPRLALVRAPYWDRVDDEQNALLDAAVRRLRDAGATIDEVVLPALGQETESVLTRIMFHEAHDIYADLVRRHPAGASEPLKGLVRDGAAVSTEDYIAARRAQRRLRVEFTDRLATYDAVLTVAATGEAPEGLDYTGDAAFCAPWTMLGFPALSVPAGKSSRGLPLAIQLVAPHGHDFPLLRIAKWAEGLLAPTR comes from the coding sequence TTGGTTGCCTCTTCGACGCCGCAAGACCCGCAATCCCTGTCTTCCATCCCCGGCCTGCTGCAGGCGCTGCGCGGCTACGCCGCCGGCACCTTGACCCCCGCCGCCTATCTCGCCGCGTGCGCGGACCGGGCCGATCGCTGCGAACCCTGGCTGCGATCCTTCGTCACGCGCGTGCCGCTGGCCGACATGACGGCCGGCAGCGGTCCGCTGGGCGGCATCCCGGTAGGCGTGAAAGACATCATCGCGACCGCCGACCTGCGGACGACCAACGGTTCCGCCATGTTCCCCGATTACGTGCCCATGGAAGACGCCGCCGTGGTCGCCACCATCAAGCGCCTGGGCGGCACGGTCTTCGGCAAGACGGTCACCACCGAGTTCGCTTTCCGTCATCCTGGCCCGACGGCCAATCCTTTTAATCCGCGCCACACGCCAGGGGGCTCTTCGAGCGGATCCGCGGCGGCGGTCGGCGCCGGCATCGTGCCGCTGGCCCTGGGTACGCAGACCATGGGATCGGTGGTGCGGCCCGCTGCTTATTGCGGCATCGTCGGCTTCAAGCCCAGCTTCGGCGTGGTGCCGCGTGAAGGCGTGCACCCCTTGTCGGCGTCGCTGGACCATGTGGGCCTGATGGCGCGGCATGTCGATGACGTGGCCTATGCCTTGAAGTGGCTGGGCGATCCCGGCTTTGTGTTCGCCGATGGCGGTGACCTGGCCGCGGTGTCCTTCGATGTGGCCACGGGCTTGCCGGCGCCCGCGGCGGCGCCACGCCTGGCGCTGGTGCGCGCGCCTTACTGGGATCGCGTCGATGACGAGCAGAACGCATTGCTGGATGCCGCCGTCCGGCGTCTGCGTGATGCAGGCGCCACCATCGATGAAGTGGTCCTGCCGGCCCTGGGCCAGGAAACGGAGAGCGTCCTCACGCGCATCATGTTCCATGAAGCGCACGATATTTATGCGGATCTGGTGCGGCGCCATCCGGCGGGCGCCAGCGAGCCTTTGAAAGGACTGGTGCGTGACGGCGCGGCCGTGAGCACCGAGGACTACATCGCCGCGCGGCGCGCGCAGCGGCGCTTGCGCGTCGAGTTCACCGATCGCCTGGCGACCTACGATGCGGTGCTGACCGTGGCCGCGACGGGCGAGGCGCCGGAGGGCCTGGACTACACCGGCGATGCGGCGTTCTGCGCGCCGTGGACCATGTTGGGCTTTCCGGCGTTGTCGGTGCCGGCGGGCAAATCGTCGCGCGGCCTGCCGCTGGCGATCCAGCTGGTCGCGCCCCATGGGCATGACTTTCCCTTGCTGCGTATCGCCAAATGGGCGGAAGGATTGCTGGCGCCCACGCGCTGA